Within Styela clava chromosome 8, kaStyClav1.hap1.2, whole genome shotgun sequence, the genomic segment ggATTTGGATAATTTTGATACTATTTTGTCCATCGTATTACGACTTTCTCTCAAGTTGCAGAACAACTGGGAAGAATCAGTGGCAGAATTAGATGGACAAGATAGAGAAGTGAGATTTAAAGATCTTGTTCGATTTATGAAGAAAAAAGCTGCGGCTGCAAATACGCCTCATGGAAAAGCCTTGAGAGCTCGAAGGGACAAGAACAGCAATATCGTTTACGATTGCAATCATCGAATAGGCGAAAGTTTCACGCTCATTCTACTGCTGTGAATTCAGCTGTTGACAGCAGTGTTACCAGTGCAAAACATATTGAAAAGGGAAGAGATGTCTGTCCTGACTGTTTAAAGACGTCACACAAACTTGTTGACTGTTACAAATTCCTGCAGAAGTCACACGGTGACCGCTTGAAGATTGTTAGAAAGGCAAGATTGTGCGATAATTGTTTTGTATATGGTCATATGTCGAGAAATTGTCGTAAGCCACCTGCTTGTACTGTTGACGGGTGTAGGTTGAAACATAATACTTTATTGCACAGAAAAGAACAAGAGACATGTACCCAGACAGAAAATGCTGCTGGTATGCATGAGTCAAAAGTTGAAGCATATGCGACTTCAAAAAGCTCAGCaggatgtttttttaatattgtaccTGTCAAGATCTGTGCCAACAGAAGAGAAATAGAAACGTATGCATTTCTAGATGAAGGCTCTACTGCTTGCTTGTGCGATGAGCGACTTCTAGATCTATTGAAGTTGAGAGGCAAGAAAACTCAGTTTTCGTTGACAACTGTGAATGCGGTACAAACATCACAAGATGGTTATGCGGTTGATTTTACTGTAAAATCACTTGATGGTAGAGAAAGTGTTGATTTATCTCATGTGCTAACTGTTGACAGACTGCCTGTTAAAGCTAATGAAGCACAATTTGATGTACAAAGTTATGCACATTTGAAGGGATTGAAGATTCCTACTCTGCCGTGTAAAGACGTGATGTTGATGATTGGGGTAAACGTCCCTAAAGTGTTTTGGTCAATGGATGAGAGACGAGGGAAACACAATGAACCTTCGGCAAAGAAATCCATTTTGGGATGGTCATTGGTTGGACCCGCTTTATCTTACGAGAGAAACAGTGATGTTCACATTCATTGCGTTCAGGTGCAGGAGAAGGACTTGCTGAGTCAGCAAATCAAATGTTTGTGGGAAAGTGATTTTAAAGATGCTTCACTGTCGCCTATTCCATCAATGTCTAAGGAAGACAAATACGCATTGCAATTGATGGAAGATTCAGTTGAGATCGTGGACGGACATTATCAGTTACCATTGTCATGGAAGCCAGGATGTCCTGATTTGCCAGACAATCGAAGTGTTGCGATGAAACGCTTAAAGTACATTGAACGAAAATTGAAGAGTGATCCTGTTTTGAAAAAGAAGTACTGTGATACTATGGAGAAATATATTAGTCTTGGATTTGCAAAACGTATCCCGAATGAATATAAAGTTGGCCGTAAAGGTGCAGTTTGGTACTTGCCTCATCACCCTGTGTTTTCTGAACAAAAGCCAGGCAAGGAACGCGTTGTCTTTGACGCTGCATCACGTTGTATGAATACTTCCTTGAATGACCAACTATTGAGAGGCCCGGATTCGGCAAATTCTCTACTTGGAACTCTTCTCCGCTTTAGACAACCAGAAATAGCTATTGTGGCTGACATCGAAGCAATGTTCTATCAGGTGAAAGTGCACCCGAAGGATTGGAATGTATTGCGATTTATGTGGTGGCCTGGAGGTGATTTGTC encodes:
- the LOC120346540 gene encoding uncharacterized protein LOC120346540 — protein: MSRNCRKPPACTVDGCRLKHNTLLHRKEQETCTQTENAAGMHESKVEAYATSKSSAGCFFNIVPVKICANRREIETYAFLDEGSTACLCDERLLDLLKLRGKKTQFSLTTVNAVQTSQDGYAVDFTVKSLDGRESVDLSHVLTVDRLPVKANEAQFDVQSYAHLKGLKIPTLPCKDVMLMIGVNVPKVFWSMDERRGKHNEPSAKKSILGWSLVGPALSYERNSDVHIHCVQVQEKDLLSQQIKCLWESDFKDASLSPIPSMSKEDKYALQLMEDSVEIVDGHYQLPLSWKPGCPDLPDNRSVAMKRLKYIERKLKSDPVLKKKYCDTMEKYISLGFAKRIPNEYKVGRKGAVWYLPHHPVFSEQKPGKERVVFDAASRCMNTSLNDQLLRGPDSANSLLGTLLRFRQPEIAIVADIEAMFYQVKVHPKDWNVLRFMWWPGGDLSQDPSDILWSAKWKSSNPEVLSEIPAKDRADTASSVNLIPEKIDRVLGIKWNIQEDCFGFDVNVKSKPATKRGILSVLSSIFDPMGIVAPVILKARILMQQLCRNNYGWDDEISNSENLLWNRWLEDIPEPENIFMQRCFAPSGFGNIVTRQIHHFADGSAVAYGTVSYLRLINEDGTIHVAFLLGKAQLASIKTVSIPRLELTAAALAVKLDLFLRRELDFEEIESMFWTDSTSWRYVPTDLNPADDASRGLSVQSLMDEQWLNGPSFLQEQEEHWPKPPVQLPELPDEFLKKASAWMIRFKDYLHKKKKDYKCNEKLEVEELRVAGDDILKYIQRQEFGEVIDAL